A single region of the Nocardioides sp. W7 genome encodes:
- a CDS encoding lactate racemase domain-containing protein, which produces MSRPGFVLEVDDRTPPLIVHEGLGFRLESFPLGTRVVYPPESLPSVPDVDEAIRDSLLHPVDSDPLPERLFAGMKLTIAFDDLSLPLPSMRSPDIRGRIIEHVLTMAAEAGVDDVEIIAANALHRRMTAAELKHIVGERVFRSFFPQGKLYNFDAEDRDNLTHLGTTEQGEDIEISKRGAESDLLVYVNVNLVAMDGGHKSVGIGLASYKSLRHHHNPQTMVHSRSFMDHKKSAMHHSAWRIGRVIKDTVKVFQIETTLDNNVFSKPYDFLMKREWEWSVRDQASMLAMKRGLSVAPQKVRHKLFHDLRAPYGLTGISAGEVEAVHEQTLERVHRQQLVEVQGQSDVLVLGVPYLGPYNVNSSMNPILATCMGLGYYFNSYRHQPVVRKGGAIILYHPLNEGFNQLHHPSYVDFYEEVLAETTDPAVISAKYEKQFAEDEWYRHLYRTSHAYHGVHPFYMWYWAAHAMDHVDEVIWVGADRKVASRLGFRAATTLQDALEMASGTVGSSPSITYLHNPPHLLADVR; this is translated from the coding sequence ATGAGTAGGCCCGGTTTCGTTCTAGAGGTCGACGACCGGACGCCGCCGTTGATCGTCCACGAGGGGCTGGGCTTCCGGCTGGAGAGCTTCCCGCTCGGCACCCGGGTGGTCTACCCGCCGGAGTCGCTCCCGAGCGTCCCCGACGTCGACGAGGCGATCCGCGACTCGCTGCTGCACCCGGTCGACTCCGACCCGCTGCCCGAGCGACTTTTCGCCGGCATGAAGCTGACCATCGCCTTCGACGACCTGTCGCTGCCGCTGCCGTCGATGCGCTCGCCCGACATCCGCGGCCGGATCATCGAGCACGTCCTGACGATGGCCGCGGAGGCCGGGGTCGACGACGTCGAGATCATCGCGGCCAACGCGCTGCACCGGCGGATGACGGCGGCCGAGCTGAAGCACATCGTGGGGGAGCGGGTCTTCCGCTCGTTCTTCCCCCAGGGGAAGCTCTACAACTTCGACGCCGAGGACCGCGACAACCTCACCCATCTCGGCACCACCGAGCAGGGCGAGGACATCGAGATCAGCAAGCGGGGCGCCGAGTCCGACCTGCTCGTCTACGTCAACGTCAACCTGGTCGCGATGGACGGCGGGCACAAGTCGGTCGGCATCGGGCTGGCGTCGTACAAGTCGCTGCGGCACCACCACAACCCGCAGACGATGGTGCACTCGCGCTCGTTCATGGACCACAAGAAGTCGGCCATGCACCACTCGGCCTGGCGGATCGGGCGGGTCATCAAGGACACCGTCAAGGTGTTCCAGATCGAGACGACCCTCGACAACAACGTCTTCAGCAAGCCGTACGACTTCCTGATGAAGCGCGAGTGGGAGTGGTCGGTCCGCGACCAGGCGTCGATGCTGGCGATGAAGCGCGGGCTCTCGGTCGCGCCGCAGAAGGTCCGGCACAAGCTCTTCCACGACCTGCGGGCGCCGTACGGCCTGACCGGCATCAGCGCCGGCGAGGTCGAGGCGGTCCACGAGCAGACCCTGGAGCGCGTGCACCGCCAGCAGCTGGTGGAGGTGCAGGGACAGTCCGACGTGCTGGTGCTGGGGGTTCCCTACCTCGGCCCCTACAACGTCAACAGCTCGATGAACCCGATCCTCGCGACCTGCATGGGGCTCGGCTACTACTTCAACTCCTACCGTCACCAGCCGGTCGTGCGGAAGGGCGGGGCGATCATCCTCTACCACCCGCTCAACGAGGGCTTCAACCAGCTGCACCACCCCTCGTACGTCGACTTCTACGAGGAGGTGCTCGCCGAGACGACCGACCCGGCGGTCATCAGCGCGAAGTACGAGAAGCAGTTCGCCGAGGACGAGTGGTACCGCCACCTCTACCGCACCTCGCACGCCTACCACGGCGTCCACCCCTTCTACATGTGGTACTGGGCGGCGCACGCGATGGACCACGTCGACGAGGTGATCTGGGTCGGTGCCGACCGCAAGGTGGCGTCCCGGCTGGGCTTCCGGGCGGCCACGACCCTGCAGGACGCCCTCGAGATGGCGTCCGGCACCGTCGGCAGCTCGCCGTCGATCACCTACCTGCACAACCCGCCGCACCTGCTGGCCGACGTGCGATGA
- a CDS encoding zinc-binding dehydrogenase: MMLALEMFRSVPRTVAGKAVGSRLPGILSGYAAPLRLVTIDQPTVDRPGWARLKTRLSGICGSDLGMLSGQTSLYFSALVSLPFVPGHEVVAELLEDCEDLPAGTRVVVDPVLTCAARGLEPCESCAVGATNRCSRITVGDVSPGLQTGFCHDTGGGWGQQLTAHRSQLHPVPEGYTDEQAILIEPMACAVHTALRAGVAAGDRVLVSGAGSVGLFATFALRELTEAGEIIVVAKHGHQRELALQLGATEVVKPGEVLRRIRRSTGAFQLQPQFSSPYLLGGVDVAIDAVGSKQSLETALQATRAGGRVVLSGMPVPADLSAAWFRELEIVGTYASAHADAAFAKATELVAHDAVAQLSKSVASYPLHRWREALDHAHATGRLGTVKVAFDPRSTQ, translated from the coding sequence ATGATGCTGGCGCTGGAGATGTTCCGCTCGGTGCCGCGCACCGTGGCGGGCAAGGCCGTCGGGAGCCGGCTGCCCGGGATCCTGTCCGGGTACGCCGCGCCGCTGCGCCTGGTCACGATCGATCAGCCGACCGTCGACCGGCCCGGCTGGGCCCGGCTGAAGACCCGGCTCTCGGGCATCTGCGGCTCCGACCTCGGGATGCTGTCGGGGCAGACGTCGCTGTACTTCTCGGCCCTCGTGTCGCTGCCGTTCGTGCCGGGCCACGAGGTGGTCGCCGAGCTGCTCGAGGACTGCGAGGACCTGCCCGCGGGCACCCGCGTCGTCGTCGACCCGGTGCTGACCTGCGCGGCCCGCGGCCTCGAGCCGTGCGAGAGCTGCGCGGTGGGCGCGACCAACCGGTGCTCGCGGATCACCGTCGGCGACGTCTCGCCCGGCCTGCAGACCGGCTTCTGCCACGACACCGGCGGCGGGTGGGGCCAGCAGCTGACGGCCCACCGCAGCCAGCTGCACCCGGTGCCCGAGGGCTACACCGACGAGCAGGCGATCCTCATCGAGCCGATGGCCTGCGCCGTGCACACCGCGCTGCGCGCCGGCGTCGCCGCCGGTGACCGGGTGCTGGTCAGCGGCGCGGGCTCCGTCGGGCTGTTCGCGACGTTCGCGCTGCGCGAGCTCACCGAGGCCGGCGAGATCATCGTGGTCGCCAAGCACGGCCACCAGCGCGAGCTGGCCCTGCAGCTGGGCGCCACCGAGGTGGTCAAGCCCGGCGAGGTGCTGCGCCGCATCCGGCGCTCCACCGGGGCCTTCCAGCTCCAGCCGCAGTTCTCCTCGCCGTACCTCCTCGGCGGCGTCGACGTCGCCATCGACGCGGTCGGGAGCAAGCAGTCGCTGGAGACCGCCCTGCAGGCCACCCGCGCCGGTGGCCGGGTGGTCCTGTCCGGCATGCCCGTGCCGGCCGACCTGTCCGCGGCCTGGTTCCGCGAGCTCGAGATCGTCGGAACCTACGCCTCCGCCCATGCCGACGCCGCGTTCGCGAAGGCCACCGAGCTGGTGGCCCACGACGCCGTCGCCCAGCTGTCCAAGTCCGTCGCCAGCTATCCGTTGCACCGCTGGCGCGAAGCGCTCGACCATGCCCACGCCACCGGCCGGCTCGGCACGGTCAAGGTGGCGTTCGACCCGAGGAGCACCCAATGA
- a CDS encoding HAD-IB family hydrolase, whose translation MTGVTGFVGEALLHLMLTEVPGVRVSLLVRPKGSTSGAARIAALLKKPIFASAVEAAGGIEALMAARVGVVEGDLADTPELPQGLDAVVHCAGDVSFDPPVDQGFRTNVVGTRELLARVRDAGPDLHYVHISTAYVAGRRRGSIPEGPVDLEVDLEAELAWGLSQRRAIEDRSRSAEVLTAERKKAEKAHSRAGALTAAAATEAARKEWVKKELVAAGAERARSLGWTDSYTFTKALGERVVEEHALTHRASIVRPSIIESALQRPHPGWIEGFKMAEPLILAYGRGELPEFPAAADTIVDIVPVDHVVAAIVAVLAHPPEVGRAAYFHISSGDRQPLTFHQLYENVRAYFDAHPFQAGDRGATRLPEWRFPGAHAVERVLSSGERAYQVADFLVSHAPRSDRARDLARRLELQRRRLEFLRRYLDIYAEYTQAELRFHDGHTLALYRSLSAADQETFAFDTAVVDWKVYLQDIHCPAVTAPIRRLDEVRAARRKAATPGLKPLAKDKPAVAAFFDMDGTLLSSNVIETYLWVRLRELSGSDRLAELGRIAAKVPALVQAERRERSAFLRTVYRDYEGARRDVLDEIADEHLTDHVLSRLSPAAVRRIREHRSAGHRTVLITGAIRPLTRPLLPLFDHIEAAELAVDERGVCTGYLSSSPLVGESRAAWMASYAAEHGIDMGASFAYADSHSDLPLLAAVGNPVAVRPDVTLFRHARKHQWKIVDWQSSGSSVRSLDPAGGQ comes from the coding sequence GTGACGGGCGTGACCGGCTTCGTCGGCGAGGCCCTGCTGCACCTGATGCTGACCGAGGTCCCCGGCGTCCGGGTCTCGCTGCTGGTGCGGCCGAAGGGCTCGACGAGCGGTGCCGCGCGGATCGCCGCCCTGCTCAAGAAGCCGATCTTCGCCTCCGCGGTCGAGGCGGCGGGCGGGATCGAGGCGCTGATGGCCGCGCGGGTCGGGGTCGTCGAGGGCGACCTGGCCGACACCCCCGAGCTCCCTCAGGGGCTCGACGCGGTCGTGCACTGCGCCGGCGACGTCTCCTTCGACCCGCCGGTCGACCAGGGCTTCCGCACCAATGTCGTCGGCACCCGCGAGCTGCTCGCCCGGGTCCGTGATGCGGGCCCCGACCTGCACTACGTCCACATCTCCACCGCGTACGTCGCAGGCCGTCGCCGCGGCAGCATTCCCGAGGGGCCGGTCGATCTCGAGGTCGACCTGGAGGCCGAGCTGGCCTGGGGGCTCAGCCAGCGACGGGCCATCGAGGACCGCTCGCGCAGCGCCGAGGTGCTGACGGCCGAGCGCAAGAAGGCCGAGAAGGCGCACAGCCGGGCCGGTGCGCTGACCGCCGCGGCCGCGACCGAGGCCGCGCGCAAGGAGTGGGTCAAGAAGGAGCTGGTCGCGGCCGGCGCCGAGCGCGCCCGCAGCCTCGGCTGGACCGACAGCTACACGTTCACCAAGGCCCTCGGCGAGCGGGTGGTCGAGGAGCACGCGCTCACCCACCGGGCCTCGATCGTCCGGCCGAGCATCATCGAGTCCGCCCTCCAGCGTCCCCACCCGGGCTGGATCGAGGGTTTCAAGATGGCCGAGCCGCTGATCCTGGCCTACGGCCGCGGCGAGCTGCCGGAGTTCCCGGCGGCGGCCGACACCATCGTCGACATCGTGCCGGTCGACCACGTGGTCGCGGCGATCGTCGCCGTGCTGGCGCACCCGCCTGAGGTCGGCCGGGCGGCGTACTTCCACATCTCCTCGGGAGACCGTCAGCCGCTGACCTTCCACCAGCTCTACGAGAACGTGCGGGCCTACTTCGACGCCCACCCGTTCCAGGCCGGCGACCGCGGCGCGACCCGGCTGCCCGAGTGGCGCTTCCCCGGCGCCCACGCCGTCGAGCGGGTGCTGTCCTCGGGGGAGCGCGCCTACCAGGTCGCCGACTTCCTCGTCTCCCACGCGCCCCGCAGCGACCGCGCCCGCGACCTGGCCCGCCGCCTGGAGCTCCAGCGCCGCCGCCTGGAGTTCCTGCGCCGCTACCTCGACATCTACGCGGAGTACACGCAGGCCGAGCTGCGCTTCCACGACGGCCACACCCTGGCGCTCTACCGGTCGCTGTCGGCCGCCGACCAGGAGACGTTCGCCTTCGACACCGCGGTGGTGGACTGGAAGGTCTACCTCCAGGACATCCACTGCCCGGCCGTGACGGCGCCGATCCGCCGGCTCGACGAGGTCCGGGCCGCCCGCCGCAAGGCGGCCACGCCCGGCCTCAAGCCGCTGGCGAAGGACAAGCCGGCGGTCGCCGCGTTCTTCGACATGGACGGCACCCTGCTCTCCTCCAACGTCATCGAGACCTACCTGTGGGTGCGGCTGCGCGAGCTGTCCGGCTCCGACCGGCTGGCCGAGCTGGGCCGGATCGCCGCGAAGGTGCCGGCGCTGGTGCAGGCCGAGCGGCGCGAGCGGAGCGCCTTCCTGCGCACCGTCTACCGCGACTACGAGGGCGCCCGCCGCGACGTCCTCGACGAGATCGCCGACGAGCACCTCACCGACCACGTGCTGTCGCGGCTCTCGCCCGCCGCCGTACGCCGGATCCGCGAGCACCGCAGCGCCGGCCACCGGACCGTGCTGATCACCGGGGCGATCCGCCCGCTGACCCGGCCGCTCCTGCCGCTCTTCGACCACATCGAGGCCGCGGAGCTGGCCGTCGACGAGCGCGGGGTCTGCACCGGCTACCTGTCCTCCTCGCCGCTGGTGGGCGAGTCGCGGGCGGCGTGGATGGCGTCGTACGCAGCCGAGCACGGCATCGACATGGGTGCCTCGTTCGCCTACGCCGACTCCCACTCCGACCTGCCGCTGCTGGCGGCCGTGGGCAACCCGGTGGCCGTCCGGCCCGATGTCACCCTCTTCCGCCACGCCCGCAAGCACCAGTGGAAGATCGTCGACTGGCAGAGCTCCGGCTCATCGGTGCGGTCCCTCGACCCGGCCGGAGGCCAATGA
- a CDS encoding DNA alkylation repair protein, producing the protein MTADHAFVHAVRAALAGAADPERAVGQQAYMKSAMPYRGITAPALRALLRPLLAEHPPATRADWEATVLELWDHAEFREERYAATALVRHPSSRPWRDRDAVPLARHLIVSGAWWDHVDELAVHLVGAALRTDRAGLTPVLRAWASDEEAQSPAHDGAADFGRLWLRRTAVMCQVGAKEEVDRELLRFAIEANLDDRTFWLRKAIGWALRDLARTDPEWVRAEVARLGDRLSGLSRREATKHLSDP; encoded by the coding sequence ATGACCGCGGACCACGCGTTCGTCCACGCGGTGCGGGCCGCCTTGGCCGGGGCGGCCGACCCGGAGCGCGCGGTGGGGCAACAGGCGTACATGAAGTCGGCGATGCCCTACCGCGGCATCACGGCGCCGGCGCTGCGGGCCCTGCTGCGGCCGCTGCTCGCCGAGCACCCGCCGGCCACCCGCGCGGACTGGGAGGCGACGGTCCTCGAGCTGTGGGACCACGCGGAGTTCCGCGAGGAGCGGTACGCCGCCACAGCGCTGGTGCGCCACCCGTCGTCCCGGCCGTGGCGCGACCGGGACGCGGTGCCGCTGGCCCGGCACCTGATCGTCAGCGGCGCCTGGTGGGACCACGTCGACGAGCTGGCCGTGCACCTGGTGGGGGCTGCGCTGCGGACGGACCGCGCGGGGCTGACGCCCGTGCTGCGGGCCTGGGCGAGCGACGAGGAGGCCCAGAGCCCCGCTCACGACGGCGCCGCCGACTTCGGCAGGCTCTGGCTGCGGCGTACGGCGGTGATGTGCCAGGTCGGCGCCAAGGAGGAGGTCGACCGGGAGCTGCTCCGGTTCGCCATCGAGGCCAACCTGGACGACCGGACCTTCTGGCTGCGCAAGGCGATCGGCTGGGCGTTGCGCGACCTCGCCCGCACCGACCCGGAGTGGGTGCGCGCGGAGGTGGCCCGGCTCGGCGACCGGCTCTCCGGGCTGTCCCGCCGCGAGGCGACGAAACACCTGTCGGACCCGTAG
- a CDS encoding peroxiredoxin, protein MTGLELGGPAPDFTLRDQFGQDVTLSSYRGTKAVLILFYPYAFSGVCTGEMAGVRDRLAEFLTFDTEVLALSCDPMFALRAFADSDGLNFPLLSDFWPHGEVARAYDVFDERSGSARRSSYVVDRDGNLNWSVHNAMPEGRDLDEHLHQLRAAVG, encoded by the coding sequence GTGACCGGCCTCGAGCTGGGCGGCCCCGCTCCCGACTTCACGCTGCGTGACCAGTTCGGCCAGGACGTCACGCTGTCGTCGTACCGGGGGACGAAGGCGGTCCTGATCCTCTTCTACCCCTACGCCTTCTCCGGGGTCTGCACCGGCGAGATGGCCGGGGTGCGCGACCGGCTGGCGGAGTTCCTGACCTTCGACACCGAGGTGCTGGCGCTCTCGTGCGACCCGATGTTCGCGCTGCGCGCGTTCGCGGACTCCGACGGGCTCAACTTCCCGCTGCTGTCCGACTTCTGGCCGCACGGCGAGGTCGCCCGGGCCTACGACGTCTTCGACGAGCGCAGTGGATCCGCGCGGCGCTCGTCGTACGTCGTCGATCGCGACGGCAACCTGAACTGGTCGGTGCACAACGCGATGCCCGAGGGCCGCGACCTCGACGAGCACCTGCACCAGCTGCGCGCCGCGGTCGGCTGA
- a CDS encoding AMP-binding protein, with product MLQKLIDRAATAGTGARVLVGSGIIRPYSPAVLARLLGTVRTWGTGPAGGFASLALREPDRVGIVDERGSLTFGDLHQRSNALARALQRRGVGEGDGVALMCRNHRGFVEASIAVAKLGADVLYLNTAFAGPQLVDVLDRERPTVVIHDEEFTGMLEGAQVGTRVLAWIDSAELADDVLTVDGLVDSMDRDDLEPPGRHGRIIILTSGTTGTPKGAPRNEAGIDAAISLLSRMPLRYGWKTHIAAPLFHTWGFAHLALAMLLGSTVVLKRRFDPEEALRLTAEEGCDSLVVIPVMLQRILGLPEEVLGGYDLPHLKVVAASGSALPGDLALDWMDHFGDNLYNIYGSTEVAYASIATPVDLREAPSSAGRPPWGTVVKVLDEDGREVAPGESGRIFVGNSLLFEGYTGGGHKDVVDGLMSTGDVGRFGADDRLYVEGRDDEMIVSGGENVFPREVEDCLSRHQDVVEVAAVGIDDDEYGKRLRAFVVLRDGASTTEDDLKEWVRENLARYKVPREIVLLDELPRNATGKVLKRELDTSDGGA from the coding sequence GTGCTGCAGAAGCTGATCGACCGCGCCGCCACGGCCGGGACCGGGGCCCGGGTGCTGGTCGGGTCCGGGATCATCCGGCCGTACTCCCCGGCCGTGCTCGCCCGGCTGCTCGGCACCGTGCGGACCTGGGGGACCGGGCCGGCCGGCGGCTTCGCCTCGCTGGCGCTCCGCGAGCCCGACCGGGTCGGGATCGTGGACGAGCGCGGCTCGCTCACCTTCGGCGACCTGCACCAGCGCTCCAACGCGCTGGCCCGGGCGCTGCAGCGGCGGGGGGTCGGCGAGGGCGACGGGGTCGCCCTGATGTGCCGCAACCACCGCGGCTTCGTCGAGGCCAGCATCGCGGTCGCCAAGCTCGGAGCCGACGTCCTGTACCTCAACACCGCCTTCGCCGGCCCCCAGCTCGTCGACGTCCTGGACCGGGAGAGGCCGACCGTCGTGATCCACGACGAGGAGTTCACCGGCATGCTCGAGGGCGCCCAGGTCGGCACCCGGGTGCTGGCCTGGATCGACTCGGCCGAGCTGGCCGACGACGTGCTGACCGTCGACGGACTGGTCGACTCCATGGATCGCGACGACCTGGAACCGCCCGGCCGGCACGGCCGGATCATCATCCTGACCTCGGGCACCACAGGCACGCCCAAGGGCGCACCGCGCAACGAGGCCGGCATCGACGCGGCGATCTCGCTGCTGTCCCGGATGCCGCTGCGCTACGGCTGGAAGACCCACATCGCGGCGCCGCTGTTCCACACCTGGGGGTTCGCCCACCTCGCACTGGCGATGCTGCTCGGCTCCACGGTCGTGCTGAAGCGGAGGTTCGATCCCGAGGAGGCGCTCCGGCTGACCGCCGAGGAGGGGTGCGACTCGCTCGTGGTCATCCCGGTGATGCTGCAGCGGATCCTGGGCCTCCCCGAGGAGGTGCTGGGCGGTTACGATCTCCCGCACCTGAAGGTGGTCGCGGCGTCCGGCTCCGCGCTGCCGGGCGACCTCGCCCTGGACTGGATGGACCACTTCGGTGACAACCTTTACAACATCTACGGCTCCACCGAGGTCGCCTATGCCTCGATCGCGACGCCGGTCGACCTGCGCGAGGCGCCCTCGTCGGCCGGGAGGCCCCCGTGGGGGACGGTCGTGAAGGTCCTTGACGAGGACGGCCGCGAGGTCGCGCCGGGCGAGTCCGGTCGGATCTTCGTGGGCAACAGCCTGCTCTTCGAGGGCTACACCGGCGGCGGCCACAAGGACGTCGTGGACGGCCTGATGTCGACCGGGGACGTCGGCCGCTTCGGCGCCGACGACCGGCTCTACGTCGAGGGCCGCGACGACGAGATGATCGTCTCCGGCGGCGAGAACGTCTTCCCCCGAGAGGTCGAGGACTGCCTGTCCCGGCACCAGGACGTTGTCGAGGTGGCGGCGGTCGGGATCGACGACGACGAGTACGGCAAGCGGCTACGCGCGTTCGTCGTACTCCGAGACGGCGCGTCGACCACCGAGGACGACCTGAAGGAGTGGGTGCGGGAGAACCTCGCCCGCTACAAGGTGCCGCGCGAGATCGTGCTGCTCGACGAGCTGCCCCGAAACGCGACCGGCAAGGTGCTCAAGCGCGAGCTCGACACGTCGGACGGTGGAGCGTGA
- a CDS encoding DUF3052 domain-containing protein: MSATAGGGSTQTGASGAPERLGFKSGMVIQELGWDDDADDALRVAIEDAIDGDMVDGDYGNVVDAVLLWWRKEDGDLVDGLVDSLTDLVGGGAIWLLTPKVGRSNSVDAADIAEAAPIAGLSQTTTAAISKDWAATRLVAPKTPA, from the coding sequence TTGAGCGCGACCGCGGGTGGCGGGTCCACCCAGACAGGGGCTTCTGGGGCTCCCGAACGGCTGGGCTTCAAGTCCGGCATGGTGATCCAGGAACTCGGCTGGGACGACGACGCCGACGACGCACTGCGCGTCGCGATCGAGGACGCGATCGACGGCGACATGGTGGACGGTGACTATGGCAACGTCGTGGACGCCGTGCTGCTGTGGTGGCGCAAGGAGGACGGCGATCTCGTCGACGGCCTCGTCGACTCGCTCACGGACCTGGTCGGCGGCGGAGCGATCTGGCTGCTGACGCCGAAGGTCGGGCGGTCGAACTCCGTCGACGCCGCCGACATCGCCGAGGCTGCGCCGATCGCTGGTCTGTCGCAGACCACGACCGCCGCGATCAGCAAGGACTGGGCCGCGACTCGGCTGGTGGCTCCGAAGACGCCGGCCTGA